From Saccopteryx leptura isolate mSacLep1 chromosome 3, mSacLep1_pri_phased_curated, whole genome shotgun sequence, one genomic window encodes:
- the LOC136397258 gene encoding calcium homeostasis modulator protein 6-like — MQKFLGLITRHHRALGYGLGTLLTAGGEPIFSTVLFQCPCSATWNLPYGLVLLLVPALLLFLLTYVIRARSWRPLTCCCARGDGTGSDTGGSGEPDARTCCGRGQSGLQVWARLSGPAALAPLTWVAVALLGGAFYECGASGSGVVARFLCQGRDSSCMDQLPLVPCKKAPEPAVQDLLMELRAQSQIMGWMLIAAGIIFFLFITSVTRCQSPGNYMQWKFSKIYMEQEDKIFKREAPKHATKLAKRHVKYFFENADPKAKEGFTPTKEDWQQISPTYSFNVKTKNQYYSLLHKYSYRNGRSHCNQSSEGDRVNPVLKFVDTHGLDTTSGIDTTSCINTTCRGSTCTEV; from the exons ATGCAGAAGTTCCTGGGTTTGATCACCAGGCACCACCGTGCGCTGGGCTATGGTCTGGGGACTCTGCTGACTGCGGGCGGGGAGCCCATCTTCTCCACCGTGCTGTTCCAGTGCCCCTGCAGCGCCACTTGGAACTTGCCCTACGGCCTGGTGCTCCTGCTGGTCCCCGCGCTGCTGCTCTTCCTCCTGACCTACGTGATTAGAGCTCGCTCGTGGCGCCCCCTGACCTGCTGCTGCGCGCGAGGCGACGGCACCGGCTCCGACACCGGCGGCAGCGGCGAGCCGGACGCCCGCACCTGCTGCGGCCGGGGACAGAGCGGGCTCCAGGTGTGGGCGCGGCTCAGCGGGCCGGCTGCGCTCGCGCCCCTCACCTGGGTGGCCGTGGCGCTGCTCGGGGGCGCCTTCTACGAGTGCGGCGCCAGCGGGAGCGGCGTCGTGGCGCGGTTCCTGTGCCAGGGCCGCGACTCCAGCTGTATGGACCAGCTGCCGCTGGTGCCCTGCAAGAAAGCCCCAGAGCCCGCGGTGCAGGACCTCCTGATGGAACTCAGGGCCCAGTCGCAG ATAATGGGCTGGATGCTAATAGCAGCTGGTATCATCTTCTTTCTATTTATTACATCTGTCACGCGATGCCAATCTCCAGGAAATTATATGCAGTGGAAATTTTCAAAAATCTATATGGAACAGGAAGATAAGATTTTCAAAAGAGAAGCCCCAAAACATGCAACCAAATTGGCAAAGAGACATGTTAAATATTTCTTTGAGAATGCAgatccaaaggcaaaggaaggctTTACCCCAACCAAAGAAGACTGGCAGCAGATTTCACCAACATACAGTTTCAATGTAAAGACGAAGAACCAGTATTACAGCCTGTTGCACAAATATTCTTACAGAAACGGGAGGAGTCACTGTAATCAATCATCTGAAGGAGATAGAGTGAATCCTGTTCTTAAATTTGTAGATACTCATGGTTTAGACACCACGTCCGGTATAGACACCACTTCCTGTATAAACACCACTTGCAGAGGAAGCACCTGTACTGAAGTGTGA